From one Papio anubis isolate 15944 chromosome 12, Panubis1.0, whole genome shotgun sequence genomic stretch:
- the TNNT3 gene encoding troponin T, fast skeletal muscle — MSDEEVEQVEEQYEEEEEAQEEVHEPEEVQEDTTEEDAEEEKPRPKLTAPKIPEGEKVDFDDIQKKRQNKDLMELQALIDSHFEARKKEEEELVALKERIEKRRAERAEQQRIRAEKERERQNRLAEEKARREEEDAKRRAEDDLKKKKALSSMGANYSSYLAKADQKRGKKQTAREMKKKILAERRKPLNIDHLSEDKLRDKAKELWETLHQLETDKFEFGEKLKRQKYDITTLRSRIDQAQKHSKKAGTPAKGKVGGRWK; from the exons ATGTCTGACGAGGAAGT TGAACAGGTGGAGG AGCAGTACGAAGAAGAAG AGGAAGCCCAGGAGGAAG TTCATGAACCAG AGGAAGTTCAAGAAG ACACCACAGAGGAGGACGCGGAAG AGGAGAAACCAAGACCCAA ACTCACTGCTCCTAAGATCCCAGAAGGGGAGAAAGTGGACTTCGAT GACATCCAGAAGAAGCGTCAGAACAAAGACCTAATGGAGCTCCAGGCCCTCATCGACAGCCACTTTGAAGCccggaagaaggaggaggaggagctggtcGCCCTCAAGGAGAGAATT GAGAAGCGCCGTGCGGAGAGAGCGGAGCAGCAGAGGATTCGtgcagagaaggagagggagcGCCAGAACAGACTGGCG GAGGAAAAGGccagaagagaggaggaggatgccaagaggagggcagaggacgacctgaagaagaagaaagctcTGTCTTCCATGGGAGCCAACTACAGCAGCTACCTGGCCAAG GCTGACCAGAAGAGAGGCAAAAAGCAGACGGCCCGCGAAATGAAGAAGAAGATTCTTGCTGAGAGACGCAAGCCGCTCAACATCGACCACCTCAGTGAAGACAAACTGAG GGACAAAGCTAAGGAGCTCTGGGAGACCCTGCACCAGCTAGAGACCGACAAGTTCGAGTTTGGGGAGAAGTTGAAACGCCAGAAATATGAT ATCACCACGCTCAGAAGCCGCATCGACCAGGCCCAGAAGCA CAGCAAGAAGGCTGGGACCCCAGCCAAGGGCAAAGTCGGCGGGCGCTGGAAGTAG
- the TNNT3 gene encoding troponin T, fast skeletal muscle isoform X13, translating to MSDEEVEQVEEEAQEEATEVHEEAHEVHEPEEKPRPKLTAPKIPEGEKVDFDDIQKKRQNKDLMELQALIDSHFEARKKEEEELVALKERIEKRRAERAEQQRIRAEKERERQNRLAEEKARREEEDAKRRAEDDLKKKKALSSMGANYSSYLAKADQKRGKKQTAREMKKKILAERRKPLNIDHLSEDKLRDKAKELWETLHQLETDKFEFGEKLKRQKYDITTLRSRIDQAQKHSKKAGTPAKGKVGGRWK from the exons ATGTCTGACGAGGAAGT TGAACAGGTGGAGG AGGAAGCCCAGGAGGAAG CTACAGAAGTCCATGAGGAAG CCCATGAAGTTCATGAACCAG AGGAGAAACCAAGACCCAA ACTCACTGCTCCTAAGATCCCAGAAGGGGAGAAAGTGGACTTCGAT GACATCCAGAAGAAGCGTCAGAACAAAGACCTAATGGAGCTCCAGGCCCTCATCGACAGCCACTTTGAAGCccggaagaaggaggaggaggagctggtcGCCCTCAAGGAGAGAATT GAGAAGCGCCGTGCGGAGAGAGCGGAGCAGCAGAGGATTCGtgcagagaaggagagggagcGCCAGAACAGACTGGCG GAGGAAAAGGccagaagagaggaggaggatgccaagaggagggcagaggacgacctgaagaagaagaaagctcTGTCTTCCATGGGAGCCAACTACAGCAGCTACCTGGCCAAG GCTGACCAGAAGAGAGGCAAAAAGCAGACGGCCCGCGAAATGAAGAAGAAGATTCTTGCTGAGAGACGCAAGCCGCTCAACATCGACCACCTCAGTGAAGACAAACTGAG GGACAAAGCTAAGGAGCTCTGGGAGACCCTGCACCAGCTAGAGACCGACAAGTTCGAGTTTGGGGAGAAGTTGAAACGCCAGAAATATGAT ATCACCACGCTCAGAAGCCGCATCGACCAGGCCCAGAAGCA CAGCAAGAAGGCTGGGACCCCAGCCAAGGGCAAAGTCGGCGGGCGCTGGAAGTAG
- the TNNT3 gene encoding troponin T, fast skeletal muscle isoform X6, whose product MSDEEVEQVEEEAQEEATEVHEEAHEVHEPEEVQEEEKPRPKLTAPKIPEGEKVDFDDIQKKRQNKDLMELQALIDSHFEARKKEEEELVALKERIEKRRAERAEQQRIRAEKERERQNRLAEEKARREEEDAKRRAEDDLKKKKALSSMGANYSSYLAKADQKRGKKQTAREMKKKILAERRKPLNIDHLSEDKLRDKAKELWETLHQLETDKFEFGEKLKRQKYDITTLRSRIDQAQKHSKKAGTPAKGKVGGRWK is encoded by the exons ATGTCTGACGAGGAAGT TGAACAGGTGGAGG AGGAAGCCCAGGAGGAAG CTACAGAAGTCCATGAGGAAG CCCATGAAGTTCATGAACCAG AGGAAGTTCAAGAAG AGGAGAAACCAAGACCCAA ACTCACTGCTCCTAAGATCCCAGAAGGGGAGAAAGTGGACTTCGAT GACATCCAGAAGAAGCGTCAGAACAAAGACCTAATGGAGCTCCAGGCCCTCATCGACAGCCACTTTGAAGCccggaagaaggaggaggaggagctggtcGCCCTCAAGGAGAGAATT GAGAAGCGCCGTGCGGAGAGAGCGGAGCAGCAGAGGATTCGtgcagagaaggagagggagcGCCAGAACAGACTGGCG GAGGAAAAGGccagaagagaggaggaggatgccaagaggagggcagaggacgacctgaagaagaagaaagctcTGTCTTCCATGGGAGCCAACTACAGCAGCTACCTGGCCAAG GCTGACCAGAAGAGAGGCAAAAAGCAGACGGCCCGCGAAATGAAGAAGAAGATTCTTGCTGAGAGACGCAAGCCGCTCAACATCGACCACCTCAGTGAAGACAAACTGAG GGACAAAGCTAAGGAGCTCTGGGAGACCCTGCACCAGCTAGAGACCGACAAGTTCGAGTTTGGGGAGAAGTTGAAACGCCAGAAATATGAT ATCACCACGCTCAGAAGCCGCATCGACCAGGCCCAGAAGCA CAGCAAGAAGGCTGGGACCCCAGCCAAGGGCAAAGTCGGCGGGCGCTGGAAGTAG
- the TNNT3 gene encoding troponin T, fast skeletal muscle isoform X10, which produces MSDEEVEQVEEEAQEEEVHEEAHEVHEPEEVQEEEKPRPKLTAPKIPEGEKVDFDDIQKKRQNKDLMELQALIDSHFEARKKEEEELVALKERIEKRRAERAEQQRIRAEKERERQNRLAEEKARREEEDAKRRAEDDLKKKKALSSMGANYSSYLAKADQKRGKKQTAREMKKKILAERRKPLNIDHLSEDKLRDKAKELWETLHQLETDKFEFGEKLKRQKYDITTLRSRIDQAQKHSKKAGTPAKGKVGGRWK; this is translated from the exons ATGTCTGACGAGGAAGT TGAACAGGTGGAGG AGGAAGCCCAGGAGGAAG AAGTCCATGAGGAAG CCCATGAAGTTCATGAACCAG AGGAAGTTCAAGAAG AGGAGAAACCAAGACCCAA ACTCACTGCTCCTAAGATCCCAGAAGGGGAGAAAGTGGACTTCGAT GACATCCAGAAGAAGCGTCAGAACAAAGACCTAATGGAGCTCCAGGCCCTCATCGACAGCCACTTTGAAGCccggaagaaggaggaggaggagctggtcGCCCTCAAGGAGAGAATT GAGAAGCGCCGTGCGGAGAGAGCGGAGCAGCAGAGGATTCGtgcagagaaggagagggagcGCCAGAACAGACTGGCG GAGGAAAAGGccagaagagaggaggaggatgccaagaggagggcagaggacgacctgaagaagaagaaagctcTGTCTTCCATGGGAGCCAACTACAGCAGCTACCTGGCCAAG GCTGACCAGAAGAGAGGCAAAAAGCAGACGGCCCGCGAAATGAAGAAGAAGATTCTTGCTGAGAGACGCAAGCCGCTCAACATCGACCACCTCAGTGAAGACAAACTGAG GGACAAAGCTAAGGAGCTCTGGGAGACCCTGCACCAGCTAGAGACCGACAAGTTCGAGTTTGGGGAGAAGTTGAAACGCCAGAAATATGAT ATCACCACGCTCAGAAGCCGCATCGACCAGGCCCAGAAGCA CAGCAAGAAGGCTGGGACCCCAGCCAAGGGCAAAGTCGGCGGGCGCTGGAAGTAG
- the TNNT3 gene encoding troponin T, fast skeletal muscle isoform X22: protein MSDEEVEQVEEEAQEEATEVHEEEEKPRPKLTAPKIPEGEKVDFDDIQKKRQNKDLMELQALIDSHFEARKKEEEELVALKERIEKRRAERAEQQRIRAEKERERQNRLAEEKARREEEDAKRRAEDDLKKKKALSSMGANYSSYLAKADQKRGKKQTAREMKKKILAERRKPLNIDHLSEDKLRDKAKELWETLHQLETDKFEFGEKLKRQKYDITTLRSRIDQAQKHSKKAGTPAKGKVGGRWK from the exons ATGTCTGACGAGGAAGT TGAACAGGTGGAGG AGGAAGCCCAGGAGGAAG CTACAGAAGTCCATGAGGAAG AGGAGAAACCAAGACCCAA ACTCACTGCTCCTAAGATCCCAGAAGGGGAGAAAGTGGACTTCGAT GACATCCAGAAGAAGCGTCAGAACAAAGACCTAATGGAGCTCCAGGCCCTCATCGACAGCCACTTTGAAGCccggaagaaggaggaggaggagctggtcGCCCTCAAGGAGAGAATT GAGAAGCGCCGTGCGGAGAGAGCGGAGCAGCAGAGGATTCGtgcagagaaggagagggagcGCCAGAACAGACTGGCG GAGGAAAAGGccagaagagaggaggaggatgccaagaggagggcagaggacgacctgaagaagaagaaagctcTGTCTTCCATGGGAGCCAACTACAGCAGCTACCTGGCCAAG GCTGACCAGAAGAGAGGCAAAAAGCAGACGGCCCGCGAAATGAAGAAGAAGATTCTTGCTGAGAGACGCAAGCCGCTCAACATCGACCACCTCAGTGAAGACAAACTGAG GGACAAAGCTAAGGAGCTCTGGGAGACCCTGCACCAGCTAGAGACCGACAAGTTCGAGTTTGGGGAGAAGTTGAAACGCCAGAAATATGAT ATCACCACGCTCAGAAGCCGCATCGACCAGGCCCAGAAGCA CAGCAAGAAGGCTGGGACCCCAGCCAAGGGCAAAGTCGGCGGGCGCTGGAAGTAG
- the TNNT3 gene encoding troponin T, fast skeletal muscle isoform X17 — translation MSDEEVEQVEEEAQEEATEVHEEEEVQEEEKPRPKLTAPKIPEGEKVDFDDIQKKRQNKDLMELQALIDSHFEARKKEEEELVALKERIEKRRAERAEQQRIRAEKERERQNRLAEEKARREEEDAKRRAEDDLKKKKALSSMGANYSSYLAKADQKRGKKQTAREMKKKILAERRKPLNIDHLSEDKLRDKAKELWETLHQLETDKFEFGEKLKRQKYDITTLRSRIDQAQKHSKKAGTPAKGKVGGRWK, via the exons ATGTCTGACGAGGAAGT TGAACAGGTGGAGG AGGAAGCCCAGGAGGAAG CTACAGAAGTCCATGAGGAAG AGGAAGTTCAAGAAG AGGAGAAACCAAGACCCAA ACTCACTGCTCCTAAGATCCCAGAAGGGGAGAAAGTGGACTTCGAT GACATCCAGAAGAAGCGTCAGAACAAAGACCTAATGGAGCTCCAGGCCCTCATCGACAGCCACTTTGAAGCccggaagaaggaggaggaggagctggtcGCCCTCAAGGAGAGAATT GAGAAGCGCCGTGCGGAGAGAGCGGAGCAGCAGAGGATTCGtgcagagaaggagagggagcGCCAGAACAGACTGGCG GAGGAAAAGGccagaagagaggaggaggatgccaagaggagggcagaggacgacctgaagaagaagaaagctcTGTCTTCCATGGGAGCCAACTACAGCAGCTACCTGGCCAAG GCTGACCAGAAGAGAGGCAAAAAGCAGACGGCCCGCGAAATGAAGAAGAAGATTCTTGCTGAGAGACGCAAGCCGCTCAACATCGACCACCTCAGTGAAGACAAACTGAG GGACAAAGCTAAGGAGCTCTGGGAGACCCTGCACCAGCTAGAGACCGACAAGTTCGAGTTTGGGGAGAAGTTGAAACGCCAGAAATATGAT ATCACCACGCTCAGAAGCCGCATCGACCAGGCCCAGAAGCA CAGCAAGAAGGCTGGGACCCCAGCCAAGGGCAAAGTCGGCGGGCGCTGGAAGTAG
- the TNNT3 gene encoding troponin T, fast skeletal muscle isoform X15: MSDEEVEQVEEQYEEEEEAQEEAHEVHEPEEKPRPKLTAPKIPEGEKVDFDDIQKKRQNKDLMELQALIDSHFEARKKEEEELVALKERIEKRRAERAEQQRIRAEKERERQNRLAEEKARREEEDAKRRAEDDLKKKKALSSMGANYSSYLAKADQKRGKKQTAREMKKKILAERRKPLNIDHLSEDKLRDKAKELWETLHQLETDKFEFGEKLKRQKYDITTLRSRIDQAQKHSKKAGTPAKGKVGGRWK; the protein is encoded by the exons ATGTCTGACGAGGAAGT TGAACAGGTGGAGG AGCAGTACGAAGAAGAAG AGGAAGCCCAGGAGGAAG CCCATGAAGTTCATGAACCAG AGGAGAAACCAAGACCCAA ACTCACTGCTCCTAAGATCCCAGAAGGGGAGAAAGTGGACTTCGAT GACATCCAGAAGAAGCGTCAGAACAAAGACCTAATGGAGCTCCAGGCCCTCATCGACAGCCACTTTGAAGCccggaagaaggaggaggaggagctggtcGCCCTCAAGGAGAGAATT GAGAAGCGCCGTGCGGAGAGAGCGGAGCAGCAGAGGATTCGtgcagagaaggagagggagcGCCAGAACAGACTGGCG GAGGAAAAGGccagaagagaggaggaggatgccaagaggagggcagaggacgacctgaagaagaagaaagctcTGTCTTCCATGGGAGCCAACTACAGCAGCTACCTGGCCAAG GCTGACCAGAAGAGAGGCAAAAAGCAGACGGCCCGCGAAATGAAGAAGAAGATTCTTGCTGAGAGACGCAAGCCGCTCAACATCGACCACCTCAGTGAAGACAAACTGAG GGACAAAGCTAAGGAGCTCTGGGAGACCCTGCACCAGCTAGAGACCGACAAGTTCGAGTTTGGGGAGAAGTTGAAACGCCAGAAATATGAT ATCACCACGCTCAGAAGCCGCATCGACCAGGCCCAGAAGCA CAGCAAGAAGGCTGGGACCCCAGCCAAGGGCAAAGTCGGCGGGCGCTGGAAGTAG
- the TNNT3 gene encoding troponin T, fast skeletal muscle isoform X21, whose translation MSDEEVEQVEEEAQEEAHEVHEPEEKPRPKLTAPKIPEGEKVDFDDIQKKRQNKDLMELQALIDSHFEARKKEEEELVALKERIEKRRAERAEQQRIRAEKERERQNRLAEEKARREEEDAKRRAEDDLKKKKALSSMGANYSSYLAKADQKRGKKQTAREMKKKILAERRKPLNIDHLSEDKLRDKAKELWETLHQLETDKFEFGEKLKRQKYDITTLRSRIDQAQKHSKKAGTPAKGKVGGRWK comes from the exons ATGTCTGACGAGGAAGT TGAACAGGTGGAGG AGGAAGCCCAGGAGGAAG CCCATGAAGTTCATGAACCAG AGGAGAAACCAAGACCCAA ACTCACTGCTCCTAAGATCCCAGAAGGGGAGAAAGTGGACTTCGAT GACATCCAGAAGAAGCGTCAGAACAAAGACCTAATGGAGCTCCAGGCCCTCATCGACAGCCACTTTGAAGCccggaagaaggaggaggaggagctggtcGCCCTCAAGGAGAGAATT GAGAAGCGCCGTGCGGAGAGAGCGGAGCAGCAGAGGATTCGtgcagagaaggagagggagcGCCAGAACAGACTGGCG GAGGAAAAGGccagaagagaggaggaggatgccaagaggagggcagaggacgacctgaagaagaagaaagctcTGTCTTCCATGGGAGCCAACTACAGCAGCTACCTGGCCAAG GCTGACCAGAAGAGAGGCAAAAAGCAGACGGCCCGCGAAATGAAGAAGAAGATTCTTGCTGAGAGACGCAAGCCGCTCAACATCGACCACCTCAGTGAAGACAAACTGAG GGACAAAGCTAAGGAGCTCTGGGAGACCCTGCACCAGCTAGAGACCGACAAGTTCGAGTTTGGGGAGAAGTTGAAACGCCAGAAATATGAT ATCACCACGCTCAGAAGCCGCATCGACCAGGCCCAGAAGCA CAGCAAGAAGGCTGGGACCCCAGCCAAGGGCAAAGTCGGCGGGCGCTGGAAGTAG
- the TNNT3 gene encoding troponin T, fast skeletal muscle isoform X11 → MSDEEVEQVEEQYEEEEEAQEEEVHEEEEVQEEEKPRPKLTAPKIPEGEKVDFDDIQKKRQNKDLMELQALIDSHFEARKKEEEELVALKERIEKRRAERAEQQRIRAEKERERQNRLAEEKARREEEDAKRRAEDDLKKKKALSSMGANYSSYLAKADQKRGKKQTAREMKKKILAERRKPLNIDHLSEDKLRDKAKELWETLHQLETDKFEFGEKLKRQKYDITTLRSRIDQAQKHSKKAGTPAKGKVGGRWK, encoded by the exons ATGTCTGACGAGGAAGT TGAACAGGTGGAGG AGCAGTACGAAGAAGAAG AGGAAGCCCAGGAGGAAG AAGTCCATGAGGAAG AGGAAGTTCAAGAAG AGGAGAAACCAAGACCCAA ACTCACTGCTCCTAAGATCCCAGAAGGGGAGAAAGTGGACTTCGAT GACATCCAGAAGAAGCGTCAGAACAAAGACCTAATGGAGCTCCAGGCCCTCATCGACAGCCACTTTGAAGCccggaagaaggaggaggaggagctggtcGCCCTCAAGGAGAGAATT GAGAAGCGCCGTGCGGAGAGAGCGGAGCAGCAGAGGATTCGtgcagagaaggagagggagcGCCAGAACAGACTGGCG GAGGAAAAGGccagaagagaggaggaggatgccaagaggagggcagaggacgacctgaagaagaagaaagctcTGTCTTCCATGGGAGCCAACTACAGCAGCTACCTGGCCAAG GCTGACCAGAAGAGAGGCAAAAAGCAGACGGCCCGCGAAATGAAGAAGAAGATTCTTGCTGAGAGACGCAAGCCGCTCAACATCGACCACCTCAGTGAAGACAAACTGAG GGACAAAGCTAAGGAGCTCTGGGAGACCCTGCACCAGCTAGAGACCGACAAGTTCGAGTTTGGGGAGAAGTTGAAACGCCAGAAATATGAT ATCACCACGCTCAGAAGCCGCATCGACCAGGCCCAGAAGCA CAGCAAGAAGGCTGGGACCCCAGCCAAGGGCAAAGTCGGCGGGCGCTGGAAGTAG
- the TNNT3 gene encoding troponin T, fast skeletal muscle isoform X8 yields MSDEEVEQVEEQYEEEEEAQEEEVHEEAHEVHEPEEKPRPKLTAPKIPEGEKVDFDDIQKKRQNKDLMELQALIDSHFEARKKEEEELVALKERIEKRRAERAEQQRIRAEKERERQNRLAEEKARREEEDAKRRAEDDLKKKKALSSMGANYSSYLAKADQKRGKKQTAREMKKKILAERRKPLNIDHLSEDKLRDKAKELWETLHQLETDKFEFGEKLKRQKYDITTLRSRIDQAQKHSKKAGTPAKGKVGGRWK; encoded by the exons ATGTCTGACGAGGAAGT TGAACAGGTGGAGG AGCAGTACGAAGAAGAAG AGGAAGCCCAGGAGGAAG AAGTCCATGAGGAAG CCCATGAAGTTCATGAACCAG AGGAGAAACCAAGACCCAA ACTCACTGCTCCTAAGATCCCAGAAGGGGAGAAAGTGGACTTCGAT GACATCCAGAAGAAGCGTCAGAACAAAGACCTAATGGAGCTCCAGGCCCTCATCGACAGCCACTTTGAAGCccggaagaaggaggaggaggagctggtcGCCCTCAAGGAGAGAATT GAGAAGCGCCGTGCGGAGAGAGCGGAGCAGCAGAGGATTCGtgcagagaaggagagggagcGCCAGAACAGACTGGCG GAGGAAAAGGccagaagagaggaggaggatgccaagaggagggcagaggacgacctgaagaagaagaaagctcTGTCTTCCATGGGAGCCAACTACAGCAGCTACCTGGCCAAG GCTGACCAGAAGAGAGGCAAAAAGCAGACGGCCCGCGAAATGAAGAAGAAGATTCTTGCTGAGAGACGCAAGCCGCTCAACATCGACCACCTCAGTGAAGACAAACTGAG GGACAAAGCTAAGGAGCTCTGGGAGACCCTGCACCAGCTAGAGACCGACAAGTTCGAGTTTGGGGAGAAGTTGAAACGCCAGAAATATGAT ATCACCACGCTCAGAAGCCGCATCGACCAGGCCCAGAAGCA CAGCAAGAAGGCTGGGACCCCAGCCAAGGGCAAAGTCGGCGGGCGCTGGAAGTAG
- the TNNT3 gene encoding troponin T, fast skeletal muscle isoform X9 → MSDEEVEQVEEQYEEEEEAQEEAHEVHEPEEVQEEEKPRPKLTAPKIPEGEKVDFDDIQKKRQNKDLMELQALIDSHFEARKKEEEELVALKERIEKRRAERAEQQRIRAEKERERQNRLAEEKARREEEDAKRRAEDDLKKKKALSSMGANYSSYLAKADQKRGKKQTAREMKKKILAERRKPLNIDHLSEDKLRDKAKELWETLHQLETDKFEFGEKLKRQKYDITTLRSRIDQAQKHSKKAGTPAKGKVGGRWK, encoded by the exons ATGTCTGACGAGGAAGT TGAACAGGTGGAGG AGCAGTACGAAGAAGAAG AGGAAGCCCAGGAGGAAG CCCATGAAGTTCATGAACCAG AGGAAGTTCAAGAAG AGGAGAAACCAAGACCCAA ACTCACTGCTCCTAAGATCCCAGAAGGGGAGAAAGTGGACTTCGAT GACATCCAGAAGAAGCGTCAGAACAAAGACCTAATGGAGCTCCAGGCCCTCATCGACAGCCACTTTGAAGCccggaagaaggaggaggaggagctggtcGCCCTCAAGGAGAGAATT GAGAAGCGCCGTGCGGAGAGAGCGGAGCAGCAGAGGATTCGtgcagagaaggagagggagcGCCAGAACAGACTGGCG GAGGAAAAGGccagaagagaggaggaggatgccaagaggagggcagaggacgacctgaagaagaagaaagctcTGTCTTCCATGGGAGCCAACTACAGCAGCTACCTGGCCAAG GCTGACCAGAAGAGAGGCAAAAAGCAGACGGCCCGCGAAATGAAGAAGAAGATTCTTGCTGAGAGACGCAAGCCGCTCAACATCGACCACCTCAGTGAAGACAAACTGAG GGACAAAGCTAAGGAGCTCTGGGAGACCCTGCACCAGCTAGAGACCGACAAGTTCGAGTTTGGGGAGAAGTTGAAACGCCAGAAATATGAT ATCACCACGCTCAGAAGCCGCATCGACCAGGCCCAGAAGCA CAGCAAGAAGGCTGGGACCCCAGCCAAGGGCAAAGTCGGCGGGCGCTGGAAGTAG
- the TNNT3 gene encoding troponin T, fast skeletal muscle isoform X19 produces MSDEEVEQVEEQYEEEEEAQEEEVHEEEEKPRPKLTAPKIPEGEKVDFDDIQKKRQNKDLMELQALIDSHFEARKKEEEELVALKERIEKRRAERAEQQRIRAEKERERQNRLAEEKARREEEDAKRRAEDDLKKKKALSSMGANYSSYLAKADQKRGKKQTAREMKKKILAERRKPLNIDHLSEDKLRDKAKELWETLHQLETDKFEFGEKLKRQKYDITTLRSRIDQAQKHSKKAGTPAKGKVGGRWK; encoded by the exons ATGTCTGACGAGGAAGT TGAACAGGTGGAGG AGCAGTACGAAGAAGAAG AGGAAGCCCAGGAGGAAG AAGTCCATGAGGAAG AGGAGAAACCAAGACCCAA ACTCACTGCTCCTAAGATCCCAGAAGGGGAGAAAGTGGACTTCGAT GACATCCAGAAGAAGCGTCAGAACAAAGACCTAATGGAGCTCCAGGCCCTCATCGACAGCCACTTTGAAGCccggaagaaggaggaggaggagctggtcGCCCTCAAGGAGAGAATT GAGAAGCGCCGTGCGGAGAGAGCGGAGCAGCAGAGGATTCGtgcagagaaggagagggagcGCCAGAACAGACTGGCG GAGGAAAAGGccagaagagaggaggaggatgccaagaggagggcagaggacgacctgaagaagaagaaagctcTGTCTTCCATGGGAGCCAACTACAGCAGCTACCTGGCCAAG GCTGACCAGAAGAGAGGCAAAAAGCAGACGGCCCGCGAAATGAAGAAGAAGATTCTTGCTGAGAGACGCAAGCCGCTCAACATCGACCACCTCAGTGAAGACAAACTGAG GGACAAAGCTAAGGAGCTCTGGGAGACCCTGCACCAGCTAGAGACCGACAAGTTCGAGTTTGGGGAGAAGTTGAAACGCCAGAAATATGAT ATCACCACGCTCAGAAGCCGCATCGACCAGGCCCAGAAGCA CAGCAAGAAGGCTGGGACCCCAGCCAAGGGCAAAGTCGGCGGGCGCTGGAAGTAG
- the TNNT3 gene encoding troponin T, fast skeletal muscle isoform X18 → MSDEEVEQVEEQYEEEEEAQEEEEVQEEEKPRPKLTAPKIPEGEKVDFDDIQKKRQNKDLMELQALIDSHFEARKKEEEELVALKERIEKRRAERAEQQRIRAEKERERQNRLAEEKARREEEDAKRRAEDDLKKKKALSSMGANYSSYLAKADQKRGKKQTAREMKKKILAERRKPLNIDHLSEDKLRDKAKELWETLHQLETDKFEFGEKLKRQKYDITTLRSRIDQAQKHSKKAGTPAKGKVGGRWK, encoded by the exons ATGTCTGACGAGGAAGT TGAACAGGTGGAGG AGCAGTACGAAGAAGAAG AGGAAGCCCAGGAGGAAG AGGAAGTTCAAGAAG AGGAGAAACCAAGACCCAA ACTCACTGCTCCTAAGATCCCAGAAGGGGAGAAAGTGGACTTCGAT GACATCCAGAAGAAGCGTCAGAACAAAGACCTAATGGAGCTCCAGGCCCTCATCGACAGCCACTTTGAAGCccggaagaaggaggaggaggagctggtcGCCCTCAAGGAGAGAATT GAGAAGCGCCGTGCGGAGAGAGCGGAGCAGCAGAGGATTCGtgcagagaaggagagggagcGCCAGAACAGACTGGCG GAGGAAAAGGccagaagagaggaggaggatgccaagaggagggcagaggacgacctgaagaagaagaaagctcTGTCTTCCATGGGAGCCAACTACAGCAGCTACCTGGCCAAG GCTGACCAGAAGAGAGGCAAAAAGCAGACGGCCCGCGAAATGAAGAAGAAGATTCTTGCTGAGAGACGCAAGCCGCTCAACATCGACCACCTCAGTGAAGACAAACTGAG GGACAAAGCTAAGGAGCTCTGGGAGACCCTGCACCAGCTAGAGACCGACAAGTTCGAGTTTGGGGAGAAGTTGAAACGCCAGAAATATGAT ATCACCACGCTCAGAAGCCGCATCGACCAGGCCCAGAAGCA CAGCAAGAAGGCTGGGACCCCAGCCAAGGGCAAAGTCGGCGGGCGCTGGAAGTAG